CCGGAAGACGACCTGGGACGGGCTTCGCCCGCCGCCCGCGTACGACGGGTCGTGGGAGGTGTGCGTCGTCATGGTGCGCGAGTTCTCGACGCTGGTGAACGTGTTCCAGTGGCTTCAGACCGGCCAGCACCACTTCCGGTCGTTCGGGATCGACAGCATCACCGAGGCGC
The DNA window shown above is from Luteitalea sp. and carries:
- a CDS encoding AAA family ATPase, whose product is MTDETLSLLIHADSKAGKTTLVASAPPPLLILDAEGGSKFLPVRKTTWDGLRPPPAYDGSWEVCVVMVREFSTLVNVFQWLQTGQHHFRSFGIDSITEA